A segment of the Catharus ustulatus isolate bCatUst1 chromosome 21, bCatUst1.pri.v2, whole genome shotgun sequence genome:
TTGTAATGGGTGTGTTAGCAATCTGTTATAGAAACCTATCTCAGAAGAATATTAGAATTATGCCAGTCTATATTTCATAAGTGTGATTGACCTCTAAATATAAATAAGTAAATCTATTTAATAATTTGACAGTAATGTTATAATTGtgaaatatgttaaaaaatagCTTCTTTTTGCTACTGATAAGTTTTCTGTATAATTTTAAACTAAAGGCTAAGGCTATTTAATAGCTTAGAAATTGGTATCCATCATTTGCCTGCAAACTTGGATAGACCTTTTAATTTATATCCAGCCATTTCTGATTACAGAGGCTACACAGCAGGTAATCACTGAAGTCAGGTACAAAATACTGTAAAAGTTGTGTGGTATAATTTTCATATGCAAGTACATACttcattttggaaagaaaaataatttgtggttCTAATCTGAAAATACTTGAATTAATGGTGAATTTTTATAGGAGCAGATTATCTAAATGGACATAGTAAAGGGAAAAGGCCAGATTTATCAGGACAATAATGGTTTTTTCTGCTCTCAAAACAGAATTATGTAGTGCTAACTTTATTCATGGTAGTTAACAAAGATTACATAATCATCACATTGATGTACATATACCAGCTACATAGTTCAAAGGATATGATTCCTGTGTCAAATGATTGCttataataacaataacaataataaaactCTTGCTGTACAGTTTGTAATATTTCCTGTATTTGAGAATATTTATACATAACATACAAAAATAGTTAAATGTGGTAGCAATATTTTTATCATCCAAACTTAATTTACAGGGAGTAAAAACCAGGAAGCTTACCTACAGTTTTCATCTAAACTGCAAGTTCTAATACTACCAAGTGgtgttctgaatttttttacagTTCCTTTTCTTCAGCTCTTTTTCCTGGGATAATTCTTGAAAATATAATATACAAGCCCTCATATCTTCTCAATAAATGTACAGTATTTTACATTCCTCATTTCTGAAAAGATAATTTCTGGTAATAACATTGTAGCTTTATGTGATTTTTAGaacaacaaagcaaaccaaGAGAAGAGTTATTTCAATGAAATGTATTAGGGTTAGGTCTTATCATCATAACAACTTTCTTTAGTGAATACGATCCTCCCCGGAATTCAGCCCAGTAAACGCCATCCTGATATCGACTGCGGTAGTGTCCTCCACGATACCAGACTCCATTGAGGTTTGAGTGAGCACAAGCATTGTACCACCATCCTCCCTTCTGGTAATGAGCACAATTACCTGTAAAAGAAGGCTCCAGTTCAGGCTgagaagcaaatgaaaaatcttAAAGCAAGCAGGCTGTGTACaaaacttcaggtttttttgttggttggttggtttttctgggcttttttaaGTAACTGTATGTTTAACATGTAGATATCCTGTGATACGAAGTGAACTTAGGCTTCTTCAGGAACCAGCTAAGTAGTTGGGTTCTACAGAGAGAATCCTTCGTGTTACTTTCTCTTGTCTGAAAATCAGTATGTGTTACTGTCTCAAATGACCCTTCATAGCATATTTTACAGACCCTTGACTAGTGTAAAAACTTTTCGTTTTGGTGTTGGTATGTATAAGGGTTGACACATCCGTTTGTACTTCATAAGGCACTAATTGACAAATCCCTTTATAAGTGCAATAtcttttggtttgttggggtttttttttgtatatatgACCCtaagtgtttttcctttttcaaaacacaaaaagagaTAGAAAAGCGAGGGAGGCACGGATGTAAAGGTGAAAATAGCAAGGCAGCTGAGAGGGACCTCCTACCTGTATATACGTCGTGGTCCCGGTCTAGGGTGGTGAACTGTTTGCCGTTGTGCCAAGTGAAAGAATCTCCCGCATTGCCGTTGTAGCGTCCCAGTCTCAGCTTGTAGTACTCACTCTCAGGCTCCAGTCTGAAGCTGGCATACTCAGCAAATACTTTTCGACCTGACCAATCTTCCATTGTTATGAGAAGTTTGTAGTTGCCTTGATTTGTTAACCAATAAATGTTTTCTAATCCAAGCCAATATTCTCCATCTATATTACCAAATCCTTGCTGTAAAGGAAGCAAGAGAAGCATGTTAATATCCTGCATCTGTGTTACTGATAAATCTGAGTGTATTCTCAAGTAGAAAACTGCAGTAACTTATGTTGTAGAGACTTCCTTTTTCTGGAAGGGTAAACACACAAGTTCTTTTTCAAGTCGGCTCTTGGACAGACTCTAAGATCACCCTTTAAATTAAATCCAACAGTAAATTTTAGAGGGTGGAAAGCATGAATCTGCTCTTGTATCCTAACCTTGTATGTCTCCCAGTTCCTGAAAAAGTTGACAGAGCCATCCAGCCGTCTCTGAATGACCGTCCAGCCACCGGGGTCATGCCGTTGGTCACACCAGACCTGCATCAGCTGATTCgtgttttctggttttacaAGATAGATGGAGCTTGTGTCGTGGCCATCTTCTAATGCTTGTAGACAGTCTCTCCAGGGCCCTGTGTCAAAATAGAAAGGCTTTGCATCAAGCTGCTGTTGAGCATTTCTTTAATGCAGGGCAGTATTTGACTTGGTAGCATTTTATATTAGATTGGTTTCACTGAATAGCGtatgttgttttcctttttagtaAAGGATAAGTATCCACCAGGTATTTTCAAGCACATTCATTTGTTGTaactttatttctgaaatatctcACAATGAATTACTGCAAAAGGtagatttgaaaaaaagaaatttaggcAGCTGTACTGGTACTTTTGCCATGAATTATATCTTTGAAGAAACTAAATATGAATGACTCCATAGATAAGAATTTCCTTTAGAAAACAACACAGTAAGTTTGACCTTGATTCTATCATTGAGAAATTCACCTTTTTAGATCCCCAAAAATGTAACTGGCACAGACATTAACAGTGGAAGCACCAACATAAATTCAGACTGTAGGTCTTACTGCCACCACCTTAATAAACTACAAAATAACatagaaattaagattttttttttttttaatatggagTGCTTGTGAGAGAAACATTATACAAATGACAGGAGTCTTAATATACTTTATATATAATTCACAGAAATTGCAGTAAACATAGTCTTGTTTTCAGAAGgagaatgcattttttttccttcagtgcaaTAGAATCTATAAAGAGTTTATGCTTTTTGAAATTATCTTATATTCCTgatttttcaagaatttttcTCCAGCATTAAGACTGATTCTATTTTAATGAGTCTGAGAAATTAAGATATAAATTATTTAGAGTCTGTGTTAATATCTGCAGGTAGACTCCCCCAGCTGTTTTGCTTCCTGAGTAGAAGAGTGAAGTCAACATGAATCCTCAGGATTAGAGATTAGAGACCCTGGATTGATTATCCCCACCCACTGAAGGAGTAGGAGCCTTACTGAAGCATATACTGCTATCAagagtaatttctgttttaaattatttcagtcctATGCTGTTTCATAATTCATTAACTGCTTCTTGACTGAAAAGAAATgtaaggaaaggggaagggggatACGTGGAAATAAAAGCTTAATTAGCTTAACTTCAGTGGTTGGAAACTTGCTTGAACAAATAAAAAGCTGCAAGtgagaaaatgagagaataTTATAATCAATTTATGCAAAAGAAGcatgaaatttctttttctgataaaCTGTATGATCCAGGGAGAAGAAGCACATGTGAAATCTTAGAATTGTGGACTGAcaaagggacctctggagatcagtGTGAAAAATTGCTGGATAACCAGCACTTCCTCTGGAAGTTCTACAAGATTGTAAGCTGGTTTGGAATTAGTGTTTTACTTTTCAAAAGCAGGAAGATGTATGAGGATACATCAGCAAAAGTTACTGTGCACCTGAAGTaacttttctgttctgctgtttGATAGTGAATCCTCAGCTCCAGTTTAAGGGCTTCAAAGCACAAGGAGGATGTGCGCCAATTAACAAGTTTTCAAAGAGTGTAAGGAAATAAAGGGGGAAAGTATTTCACTTCCAGAAAGATAGGGGAATACTGTTCCAAGCGTGGACCTACTTTGAGATTGAaatcaaaatgtaatttttagaGAGGCCACGGTGTATTGCTCCAAGGGATTTGTAGTAGATGTGATTTTCTTTTGAGAATTTTTCCTTACATAGTACATTGGAATCATGATATTTCTGGCAGAAGTTTTGCATGCCACAATGCAGGCTTTGGTGCGCTATCTTTGgcaattctgtgaaaatattgctttgtaagaaaatgttttagagACTCAAAAACTTAAGAGACTCAGTGCTTACATGCTTATGTGTCTTTCATtgtgaatatttccagggaGAAACAAGATGGGCGtcctttggtttggtttttaatatgTGGCAGTTGCATTTATTTGATAATCCTAAAAAGTTTGTTGATGTCCTTCGGAATATTTTGCAAATAGCTATGAAATATATTGAGTGCAGTTCCCCTGCAATACTCTGAACTCAGAGCTAACTGAAACAGAGATCTGTGACCGTCATTTTTCTGAAAGTATGTGTTGTCCACACAGTGAAGAGCAAACCTTTCTTGTATGGATCACATACTGAACTGTTTTGGGTTTGGCTTTCTTTCAAATGTGGGACCATAGATGAAACTGAATTCTTTACCTGTGATTTTGTTACCGCGTTGATCTCTAATGTCATTTCACGTCATCAAATCATGCTTGTGGCAGAACTCCTAAGACTCTTAATGAGGGCTGTAAAATATCCCCTTACTATTCCACCACTTGCTTCCATTTGCTCCTAAGCACAAGTGCCCCATATAAGGTACAGAGCAgatactttttccttttttaattacACAAGCACATTATCAGGTGCTAGATCAACACACATGTTTACACAAACTCCTTCAGATGTCGTGAACTGTAGCAGCTCGGTCTTGAGCAAATTTAGATTACTTGATTAGtaagatttttctgaaagtcCTTTATCTCATAGATGTAATATGAATGATGGATTTGTCTTGGCAAAGTAACGTGAGAAAAATCTGTGGGGCTAGTATGTCTGTCTTAGACATTCCCAgttaattttcttgctttctttctgtgtttctattaCAGCACACATGTAAAATTCGCTAGCTAAATAAATTCTGACATCATTTTTGATATTGCAATTAAAATGTTACCCACTGCATATTAGCATAAACTAATGTAAATATATCAATAGTATTACTTACCAGATGGTTTATCAGTTGAAGTTGGAATACTAGTAACTGCAGGCATAGTTGGTAAGGTAGGTGGCAGAACCTTTAAATTCTGGTCACTTTGAATCTCATTAGTAGATATCTGGTTATTAATGCGATTGTAAGTAGGAGGCTGGTACACTTTAATTGGAGGTTGTGGAGTTTGTGGCAGTGGCTTTATGGATGGCGTTCTTTGACAATGTTCTTCCAGCTGGGCAATTATTATTGTCTGATTATTGGCAATTGACATTAAATGCTGATACTTGTGCTCTAAGTCTTTGTATTTGTTTGCAAGCTGCAACATGTCTGCAGTTTGGttcaaaatcttattttcaagTTGAGAAAGTTCTAAGGCGTTATCACGTTTTCGGATAATTTCATGTAATAGCTGCATGTAGAGTTGTGTGACACGAGAATTCAtatttctgctctcttttcttAGGAGTTTAACTTCATTAACAATTCCACCATCCACCTCTACCAGTTGCTGGAGAGTTTCTATTTGTCTCTTTTGTTTAAGAAGTTCATTGTTAAGTAACTGTAATTCTTGTTTATTTACCCTGTTTTCAAGCAGAACTTCAGGCTCCTTAGAATTAACACAAATAGCACCTGTCACTCTCTGCTGAGGTACAATAAAGGTGTAAGTGCATTTGTCCTGTGTGTCACTGGAACGCTTGTATCTGTTCGTATAAATGAATTCTTGAGGCTTTTCCTTGTCATTGCCTTCAAATTCCTGTGTTTCACTCGTAGTAACTCCCACAACAGTTACTAGCATTAAACAGATGAATCTTGTTGTCATCATGATCCTGTATTTCCGGTCAAATATTCTTCTGCAAAGAACTTcctaaa
Coding sequences within it:
- the ANGPTL2 gene encoding angiopoietin-related protein 2; this translates as MMTTRFICLMLVTVVGVTTSETQEFEGNDKEKPQEFIYTNRYKRSSDTQDKCTYTFIVPQQRVTGAICVNSKEPEVLLENRVNKQELQLLNNELLKQKRQIETLQQLVEVDGGIVNEVKLLRKESRNMNSRVTQLYMQLLHEIIRKRDNALELSQLENKILNQTADMLQLANKYKDLEHKYQHLMSIANNQTIIIAQLEEHCQRTPSIKPLPQTPQPPIKVYQPPTYNRINNQISTNEIQSDQNLKVLPPTLPTMPAVTSIPTSTDKPSGPWRDCLQALEDGHDTSSIYLVKPENTNQLMQVWCDQRHDPGGWTVIQRRLDGSVNFFRNWETYKQGFGNIDGEYWLGLENIYWLTNQGNYKLLITMEDWSGRKVFAEYASFRLEPESEYYKLRLGRYNGNAGDSFTWHNGKQFTTLDRDHDVYTGNCAHYQKGGWWYNACAHSNLNGVWYRGGHYRSRYQDGVYWAEFRGGSYSLKKVVMMIRPNPNTFH